Within the Gopherus flavomarginatus isolate rGopFla2 chromosome 8, rGopFla2.mat.asm, whole genome shotgun sequence genome, the region tttttgccccatcagccactgggctctcaacccagaattctaaggggctggggagactgtgggaaatatgggatagctacggaatagctacccacagtgcaatgctctggaaatcgatgctagcctcggaccatggacgcacaccaccgaattaatgtgcttagtgtggcagcgtgcactcgaccttatacaatctgttttataaaacaagtttatgtaaaattggaattatcccatagtgtagatgtaccctcagattGTACATCTAAAAATCGATgtaaggattttttagagatgtgattttataatcttcagcaacacactaatgaaatatttttaaagcaaattttaaactaaggtcctgtagactaacatgttctgagtaaatttaaattttttattaaagttaatgttaaaaatttttatataatacataggttgggaaaagagtgtctgtacatctgagtatagtgcttagatgatccacaaatacaaagttagttttttaaaagtcacttgaTAATAAGTCACATCATCAGCAATAAACCAAATTTgggtgaatagatttaacaatacagtttagatctTACAATCTGAATACTCGGGTACATCACTCAcgaaaagttgtacagagatttggttgtggaaagcaaaacatatcaatgagtggagattCTCAATTATTGAGGGACAATTAGgttggttgtccatttagaaaatacaatccatgaggaaagtatttgTTATTTTCCTGACTGCACTTCTCATCAGCACTCCAGCTTatccctcctggtattgccgatgtccagtgatgtgttctatgtagataTCTCTTGACCACCTGATGCTATCTGACACCATGAGTTGCCTCATCAGCCAAGCGTAGCGTTGACCAATTCTGCATTCTCTCAGCACTCACTCGTTACTGGGGTTCCATGCGCCTAAGACTCTGATGATCAGTGCATGTGTCTGGAACTGGTAACCCTTAGCTCTCAAGATTTCAGACAGAGGGGCACATTTCTCTACCTTTCAAGCTTGGCCATAGTGGAAGGCCGGGGTCCTGTTCTCGAATGGCACTGTGATGTCTATCATGATGATGATCTTCTGGCCCTCATTGGTGATGACTATGTCTGGTCGCAGTTGGCTGTTGGTTCTGAGGATGGCAGAGTTTACAGCAACCTTCCCCATGGGTGGTGGGATGGCTCTAGCCAGGCGATCTTGGATGGTGTTGTGTTGCAGCTGCCAAGCTCTCAAATGGGGCTTGCAGTTACACAGGATGTGAAGTAGCATCTTGTTGGCATAGCTGCACTTCCTGCATCACTTGTCCCGATTCCCATGGTAGATAGCTCCGTTCAGTGGGATGCAGTTGAGCCGGGCCCTGTGGATGAACCTCCAGTCGGCAAATCGGGTGAAGCTTCCctggggaggaagtggttgctggtaTCCCACTTGCAGGTCAccaatgcacaactgttttttttggtcagtaaattcagaaactgaggccatggctacactagagagttgcagcgcaggtgagggggttacagcgctgcaacttaggatgtggccacacttgcaaagcacggccagcgctgcaactccctggttgcagcgctggctgtacacccggtcgagcctcgggtgtagggattccagcgctggtgatccagcactgcccagcaagtgtggacgcccaccagcgcttttattgacctccggggtataaggaggtatcccagcataccttataagcctctctggtaatcatgcacactccattccctgggctcagctgaccccacctttaaatgccccgggaattttaaaaatccccttcctgtttgctcagccaggtgtggagtgcaatcaatcaatcaatcaatcagcgaccatgcctccacgccccagacgagccccagcatggaacagttccgagctgcaggacctcatcagtgtttggggtgaggaagctgtgcaagcacagctgcgctccagccggagaaattatgatacctatgggcagatatcacagtccttgctgagaaggggccatgaacgggatgcgttgcagtgcagggtaaaaattaaggagctgcgcagtgcttactgcaaagcccgtgagggaaatcgctgctcaggagctacccccacaacctgccgtttttacaaggagctggatgccatacttgggtgtgaccccactgccaatcctaggagcacgatggagagttcagagcagggagaagtgggggggggtgtagaggaagccgagagtcaggctactgtggtggagggagacaccccggagtcccaggaggcatgcagccaggagctcttctcaagccaggaggaggctagccagtcacagcagctggaagttgctggtgaggaagaagcagaggaTCGTGCttggggtaagcagatttttatgttttgggagaggaggttttgggttatggctgcctgcctgcatgcctaaatgtggaatagcccattgatttgctctatcacgtctctgtaatctgcctcagtaatctcttgaaaagttgcagccagagcgtgggcaatgtgctttcgcaagtttatagggagagccaccgtggtccttgtcccggtcaggctaactcgtccgatccactgtgcagcgaggggtggggggaccatggctgcacacaggcaagctgcataggggccagggcagaatccacattgctgtagaagaccctccctctcttcccaggtaacacgcagcagtgatatatctggcagtaggaaaccctgttgagaatttagggatacttgagtgcagggcgccaggtttgcggtacccccacagccccgcggtgcgctccggtctccccacccccttccagcacgtagccagcaccgcggtgcgttctggtctccccacccccttccagcaggtagccagccccacggtgtgctccggtctccccacccccttccagcaggcagccagccctgcggtgcgctccggtctcccccgccccctttccagcaggcagccagccccgcggtgcgctccagtctccccacccccctttccagcaggcagccagccccgcggtgcattcCTCCCcgtcaccagcaggccggcagttccgcaGACCGCCCCCCCCGCCAGTAGCTCGCCACCtgcatgttccctactgtcccctgtgcaggccaccagctacctcctgtacccagtgcagataaaccccagtgagccatcagtcagttccccctctcaggtgaagtcggggcagaaacactcaccccattgctcgccatgccttcgcttccctggcctctctgtgttatgttaggtatgtgggaatgatgctacaaaaagtctacaaactccttcactgtgtgaaaataaacaatgtagcctctgtgttttacatgtttctatctatgttttttttagtgaccttgactaatgcagccggatcaccggcctcacgtcggttgcagaacttgagaaaaaatccacgaaaatcaaaagaggagttgatcaaagcagttatgaatcagtacaacagagaaagtaggaagacacaggaatggagagagaaaatgtatgagtggaggcaaatagaaagcaggagaaaggaattggctaccaaaaaaacctcaaagcacatgataagcctcctggcttgccaaactgactctttcgagtctcttgtagccatgcaggcagatctgtaccgtggtaacccacacccctcccaaagctctctttcttgttccccagtatttgcacaaaacacctttctccagcagccagtttcttattacccccagctgcccccaacacctgtacgatcacctaccagccctgataactacaattcttaccctgtgcactccacccccattactctgcagcatagtaatcctgaagtgcagcagacattgaacagtaatccaaacaggacatattcaaacctctgaatgtacagtccaccaccctaacccccctggccttttatgtactgtactttgaataaaggattttatgacttttacaatacattttattattgcaggaagtggtaaatattgtaccccaaggtagaaaggagcacagcaaaggcaccaaacattactgttggctctcagcatcaaattgctcccttaaggcatccctaatccttgaagccctttcctgggcctctctagtagccctgctctctggctgtgcaaattcagcctctaagCGTCGAAACTcaggaggtccattcctcactgaatctttcacccttcccttcacaaatataatggagggtacagcacgcggatataatagcggagatgctgctttcccccaaatgtagcttcccataaagacacctctaGCGgcctttcaaacagccaaaagcacactccacagtcattctgcaccggctcagcctgcagttgaaccggtccttgcccctgtcaagcttccctgtatacggtttcatgagccaaggcattaaggggtaagcggggtctccaaggatcacagtgggtatttcgacgtcccctactgtgatcttgcggtctgggaaaaaagtcctggccctcagcttcctgaacagggcagtgttccgaaagatgcgtgcatcatgcacctttccaggccatcctgagtaaatgtcagtgaaacgcccacggtgatccacaagcgcttgcagaaccacggagaaataccccttgcgattaacgtactctgatgccaggtggggtggggacagaataggaatatgcgtcccagctattgcccctccacagttagggaaacccatttgtgcaaagccatccacaatgtcctgcacgttccccagagtcacagttcttcttagcagggtgcgattaatggctgtgcaaacttgcatcagcaccattccaacggtggactttcccactccaaactggttcgccaccgatcggtagctgtctggagttgccagcttccagattgcaatagccacccgcttctccactggcagggcagctctcaatctcgtgtccctgcgccgcagggtaggggcaagctcagcacacagtcccatgaaagtggcttttctcatccgaaagttctgcagccactgctcatcatcccaggcttgcaggacgatgtgatactaccactgagtgctggtttcccgagcccaaaggcaccgttccacggtgctaaacACGttcgttactgccacaagcaattgagggTCTTGAGCGTCAGGAGTTTCAATATCattgtctgactcctcactgtcactttgcagctgaagggatagctccactgccatgcgagatgtgctggcaacattcatcagcaaggtcctcagcagctcaggctccatttgtaacagaaatctcagaaatcgcgctgcagactcataatgccgccaaactgctcggaatgtgtagcaaagcaccacggggcgttggaacaggaagcggaaagacccgcacacttccttccccttcccacaagtcacagcgccaaaatgggatgaggtgctctgtgggatagctgcccacaatgcaccactcccaacagcgctgcaagtgctgcaaatgtggccacactgcagcgctggtagctgtcagtgtggccacactgcagcgctggccctacacagctgtacgaacacagctgtaactaccagtgctgcaaaactgtaagtgtagtcaTGGcctgacagtatatacctggggattagcaaatgcctgttaaatggcttcattaccacttgaatggctctttaacagttacaatgttgtgctaataagtctggcaggctggaaggctttttTACTTTTAAGTACTAGGTCCCCTCCAGAGGAAggctcaccaggctgcagcagccagctgtggtgggagcctgcaggaagggtcagaacagggataggaagaggtAGGAGGGTGGACACAAAGACTcaggggtgccccaaattttcaggtgcccaacGCAGCCATGTATGCTTTGTATGCCTAAGGACGACACCTGGCCACATGACTCAAATATTTTTCCATTACATTACATTACACAACTTAAAAATGACATTGTATGGCTCCATGTTTATTGTCTCTCAGTGCTATCCAGATTATgtgcaaataaaacatttttttttctaactgccagccctgtAGGCTCAAGCCTGGGCTCTGACAGTGAAGCTGCATTCTTTCCTTCTCTTACATcactgtaaattttaaaaaattgtgcagGCTAAAATTCATCCTAAATGACATCTGTACAATCCCACTATTTTAAATGAAGTTCTCTTCAGTCTGATGTAACTGAGACAGAATTCAACCttcaaaaaatcaaaactttaaCATGTATCCAGCTTAAACATTAggtagtgttgccaactcttgtaatGTTATTGTTAgacttgcaatatttggtgtttttcttaaagccccagctcctgtagTCAGGGGATTAAGTGAGAATCTCACTTTAGATTTAATTTTAGTCAGTTTCCAGCCccagaaagaaataaaaagaaccctttttaaagaaaaaatcatgttcttcctcatgatttttgaaagcttgaggttggcaatagtATGATGTGAAGCAAAGTACATGAGATTAAGAATAGTGATGGATAGCTGTTAAACAAATCAGCTCTGTATATTTATGTGTTTGACCTATCAGAATTAAATATTATACTTGGCTTTACAAGTGATTGGACAATATTATGACGAATAACAATATTTGTAATTATGcatgggagagggaagggatCATCAGATCTCCCACTCAGAGAATGAGGGTATCAGGGAAAGAGGAATAGAGCTCTGTGACAGATGGCTTGGTCTGCAGtctgttatttttattaactCTCACAGTAGCACTCAGAGGTccaaactgagatcagggccataTTGTGATAGGTACTGAACACATATAGTACGAGACACTCTCTGTCCAAAAGGACGTATATCTAAATAGCCAAAACAAAGGGTGGTGAAAAGGAAGTGACTGTCACATTTcagagatgggaaactgaggcataaagagaCCTGCCGATGGTCACCCAGAAGTCTGTTGCAGAGACAACAATTGAATccaaatctcctgagtcctggGCCAGTGCCTTCACCACTGTAGTGGGAACATTTTCTTTCCAGTTTCAGTCCACATGAGTCCAAATTACTTAATTTCATTTTGAGATTCATGTTtgaataaatattaaatactgAAAGTGAAAGTTAGCCATACATTTTTGCCAGGTTTGAGATGGAAACCACACAAAATTTTGCTGGGGCAGAATGTGGACAATGATCTGCAAAACCCCATATCTGAGCATCTACCTTCTGAAAATCGGGCCCATTTATGGggtttcaagttgggcacccaaaactacTGGTTACTTTTTAAAGTCTCAGCATAACAGCATCCTCATCcaagactggggctcctagatgctacaaTAATATTTTACCTACCGCTATCTTTCGAAAGCAGTTGACTGGCCTCTAAAACAGGAGGTGAAAGCAAGTTAATTCCAGTCCCCACAGTCTATAGAAATCCTCATCAGCTGAATGGAATGCTTGCCAGCTCAGTACTTCACTTGTTTGTGGCAGCAGGAGTCTAAATTCTGCTGCTAAACAGGCTACTTCTGGCTGCATCCTTTACCTCCTCTAGATTCACTCCAGAAAACGTAGTAGTACTAGGGAATGTCCTGGGTCATGGTTGGCAAATTTGAGCTCAGATTAATTTGAAATTTAGCCTacaaggatatgtctacactgcagctgggaggtgagtGCCCCAGTGCAAACAGActtacttgtgctagctctgctcTTGCTAGCAAGCTGAAAATAGCAGTATGGATGTTGAAGCATCAGTGGTAGCTCGGGTTAGCCACCTGAGCTTGGACCTAGGGATTGGGTGGGCTTGGACTCAAGTGAGTATCTCCAGGTGTAATGAATATCAGTTGAACCTAGGCAGAGTTCTGTCCATGAACACTGAAACCTGGTGAGTTCTAACTACAAAAGGTCACACGGttttacccaggaaagaatttaaCCCCTTAGAATATGGGAGTAGGCATATTGGAGCCTTCTTCTGAAGTAGCAGGTACAGACCAACATGAGCTGCTaaatactgacttttgtggaacAACACTTGGCTTTGTTAAAGTATATCCTACAATAAGTTCTTATTGTAAGAGCAATACCAAGAccctgctttaaaaaaagagaattcCTTTATATGCTTTTTACAAATTACTATAGTAACAAAAAACTACAATAGAAATGAGTTTTGTGGCTTCAGACTGATCACTATTGAATAGACTTACATTTCTCCAGGTGTGAATAGCTAAGTCACTGACCCTGACTTTGCCACTTTTATATTATAGTAGGTAAGCTAGTAGAATATTCCTTCAAATAAAATGTTTACTCAATAAACCTGTAACTATGATATGATATTGCATTAGCTATATTTTTATGTTACTGTTCTGATATGTTATTTGTAAGTATAATTCTacaataaaaggaaaacaaagattgATACTAAAGAGAATGAACTTTCAGAATTTGCTATGAAATTAGTCTAATATTTCACTagaaaaaaagcataaaaaagtgGAATTACTCCATTTACAGGTGGAGAAAGGAAAAATGGTGATtgcattaataaaaataataaaaaagctttACTGCTATAGTAGAAAGCTTGTAAATACCAAACTGATAGTTAGACTCCTTTACAAACAAAAGGGTTAATCTTAATTGTTGATCAGTTTTTCTTTTGCTTAAAACAATGCAGCACGCATTCTTTATTTTAATGCTAGAAAACCTCTTATTTAATCAGAATGCCTTTCTGCATAATGTAGGTCTTATGTGAGACATAGTACATGGGTCCTTATATATAAGTCAGAATGCAAACACCAATTCCTCTGAGCCTTGCAAAGCTAAAGCTCatctaatatttttcttttaggaACCATTTTCACAAAGAATCCATTGCTAACACATGATGAGGCAACTGATGAATGCAACAGATttctaaatttattaaatatacaTGCAACCATTGACACCATATGCCACACAAGTATCAGTGAAAGGAAGCTGACAAGACATGTTAGGGCATGGATATATTGTTATAAACCAGACTTGAAAGGCCATGAAAGCAAAGAACATTAGGGGTTaagaggctggggcaggagggagaaggagCAACTATGATTACCAATTTATCATAGCATGTCTGCTTTGGGAAACTCATGGGCTAGAACTACTTGTTTCTTTGGCAAACACATAATACTTGAACAATTTAtgagaatgtaaaaaaaaatgccacaTGAAAAATCTGCAGTGCGCTCTACTAGTGGTACTCTGAACTTCAAGCATTTTCTTTGTCAAAAGGAGAGAGCTCATGAAAATATTAAGACCATAAGATTGGCCATACTGAGttggaccaatggtccatctagcccagtatcctgtcttccaacagtggccagtgccaggtgattcagagggaatgaacagaacaggcaatcatcgagtAATCCATCTCCTGGAGTCCATTCCATGTTTCTGGCAGGCAGTTCTTTAGAGAttcccagaacatggggttgtgtccctgaccatcttggctaatagcaattgatggacctatcctccatgaacttatctaattctttttttaactctataGTTTCAAGGAAGCATTTATTGTATTACTAGTCAAGGAAGCAAAACCATCTGCCATTTTACTTTGTTATCCTCAAAGGACTAAGAGAAAGTCTCTGTGTCACAAATATCCACAGAAAAGGCTGCAATAAAGGAAACTAGCAAACCAGGGTATATAGAAAGTTTCCTCTGTAAAGAAATGAAATTAAAGTGACATTCCTGAGTAATGTTGACTTCTGAGTCAGAGCTCTCCTCTGGTACAGTATGTGGAAGTCTCCAGAGGCATACACTTACAATAAGAAGTAACTATAGATAGTAAATATACTGAAATGTACCATGTTGCCTAGAGAAGTTACCTACACAATTTCTTAGGGTGAGTGTACACGAAGATAAAATCAGTGCtgctctcttaaaaaaaaaaaagatacccaCTTGCCACACAACTGAACAATTTGCATAAAAAATGAGAATTATAGGTCATCTACAACAGGCAACCACGTCAACACCCTGCAAACTGGAA harbors:
- the LOC127056800 gene encoding zinc finger and SCAN domain-containing protein 20-like, with translation MPPRPRRAPAWNSSELQDLISVWGEEAVQAQLRSSRRNYDTYGQISQSLLRRGHERDALQCRVKIKELRSAYCKAREGNRCSGATPTTCRFYKELDAILGCDPTANPRSTMESSEQGEVGGGVEEAESQATVVEGDTPESQEACSQELFSSQEEASQSQQLEVAGEEEAEDRAWVTLTNAAGSPASRRLQNLRKNPRKSKEELIKAVMNQYNRESRKTQEWREKMYEWRQIESRRKELATKKTSKHMISLLACQTDSFESLVAMQADLYRGNPHPSQSSLSCSPVFAQNTFLQQPVSYYPQLPPTPVRSPTSPDNYNSYPVHSTPITLQHSNPEVQQTLNSNPNRTYSNL